TGTCAAACCTTCTTTACCTTTGCAACAAGTAGCAAAATAAGCTTTAGCTGAAACCTCGACCCCTTCAGCTAAAGACCCATTTGTTCTTTTGCCATGGCCAACACCATTCTCAGATTGAAACACCATAGAGAAGCAGTCTATGCTTTGAATCTCCTAAGTCTTGTTCTGGTGATGCAAACAGTTGGTGCATTCGATTTCAAGGTTGGAGATGCCAATGGATGGACTGTGCCTGCTGATGCAAGTGTAAACACCTACAATCAATGGGCAGAAACGAAGCGATTCCAAATTGGAGACTCTATATGTAAGTTGAATATTTGATTATACAATACTTGGTATACATTCTCGGAATAGATTTGgggtctagaatgcattctgaaagATTAATTTGTTTCATCAATCTCATGGCATGAATGCCCCATTTTGCTTCACAtataggctgtgtttggtatacaTTCTCGGAATGCATTCCTAGAAATCATACCAGTCGCAGCCTTAGTTTTTCATCCATGATCTTAAACAGCTCGGCTAATGTATAtttgtcatctcatcttctccatCTCAACATTTTTTGTGAGTCCGGGCACATCTCTGAAGATCTCTACTCTAAATCATGGTTAAAGAGAATGAACTATATTATTATACTTTGCAAGTGTTTGTAATCATTAGCGAAGGTTTTGAAATTAAGGCTGCGTTTGATATGATTTTTGCAGTGTTCGTTTACCCAGCTGACAAGGACTCAGTGCTTCAAGTAAACAAAGCAGACTACGAAAGCTGCAACACAAAATCACCCATTGCATCATTTAAAGATGGCCACACTTCATTCAAGTTTGATACAAATGGTCCTCACTACTTCATAAGTGGAGTTCCAGAGAATTGCAAGAAGAATGAGAAGATAGTGGTTGTTGTCATGGCAGATCGAAGCAACAGAGCTTCTACCACAAACCAGACGAGCTCTGCATCTCCTCCTTCACCTTCAGGTCCCATTGAGAATGCCCCAGCTCCTTCTCCTGGTATGGAGATTGCTCCATCCACTCCTAGTGTGGGTTCACCCACAAGTCCTGCTAGTGGAGCTTCTTCCATGTTCGTGAATGCAATTGCTTCTATTGCAGCTTTTGCTGGTTCTTCTCTGCTTTTAGTCCTGTAATTCGTTTTGAGTGGTTTTCCAGAGTCcgatttccaatttttttttttttcctgttttcatTGGAAAGATTCTGTTCATAATTTTTCTGCCATGGACTTTTGAGTGGTTTGCTTGGTTTTTCTGTATATTTTGCTGGAGTTTGAAAATAAGATTTGGAATAGTACTTAGGTTATTTGGCTGTACATGGGACAAATGTATACGAAGGAATAAATGAGTTCTTCTGTTCGTGtgaaaataaattctctctctctctctctctctctctctctctctctctcatgaataTGTGTCCTATTACTCCCCCAcaacttaggggtgtcaaaccggtgcggttttgattatttgattcagttttggttcGGTTTACATTTTGAGAAGGTAAAACCAAAACTGCATCGGATtggaataaggtgaaatcaaaatcattttcatCCGATTTCGGTTTTAGtggtttttaatttgtttttgttattcAGTTCACAACCGGTTCACATGGGGTTAAAAGTGTCGTTTcagaaaatggtttgcatcctaactagtgtgaatcctacatatatGAAAGTTCCTAAAGAGTTAAtacaatatacatttattttaccaaggacaatatactttttatgtaaaagactacatacattataactaattaactatgatcctaaaaattagaaaatcaagaaatgtGATTGTGTGGAAGTGAAGCTCCCTTCTCGGTTAgtactttacttttttttttttttctcccattttttcgtagagacccatcaaaattcaaaacacttaaaagtctttaatactaggtgcCGGTTAACAatcgatttttgggtttggttAGGTTCCGAACCGGAATTATGgccttaaaaccaaaatcggatcAATTTACTACGATGCGGTTTGGTTCGATTATAACTGGTCAGTTTCGATTCTGGTTAACGGTTTTGGTTAtacattgacacccttaccacaaccccaaccccaacccctcAACaccccactcccccccccccaaaaaaaaaaactactactTAGTATGAGCagatttttttaggggttggTGTGGGGTGCTACTTCCTCACTAGGCCAGACATGGGTTCACAAGGGACCAACCGGACCATTGGACCACACTTATAACtagaggtgtcaattggtcgattGAGGCTGATTTTAGTTGGACTTAATCGCGGTTTGTTTAAGTAATTAGTTATCATAAGGCAGGCATGGTTCCATTTATAAATGGCCGATCAAGTACTAGTCTTTAATGGGACTATCACTAATTGGGTGAAATAAGCTACTAAACCATTTCCCTCTAAACGAACCGTTAAAAAGCTCTTATGGGGTCGGGTTGAGTCGGGCTCTTGGGCAGTTAGTTTGATCGCACCACTGTCAAGCTGGACCTTCCCATCGGGAATGGCTGAATATTATTTGGTTTGAGCTTGAGCCCGACgtgtttaataaacggtctagGCCTGTCTCAGGTTCTCCTGATGAGGCTAACTTGGTGTGTGCCTAGAATTGACACTACTATTTCAAGAAGGGTAGGGGATAAGAGGGTCAAACTGTCTATCATCCCTCGACATAGTTGGGTCTACCCATTTGCCACTTGGCTAGAAGCTCATCCCTAGATATGGACAAGTTTAGAAGTTGCAGGGTATTTAATGAAAACGATCACAAGGTAAATTGGGAATATATGGATACTCGGTCTATCAATTTAACATGAAAAGTTGGTCCCAACCAGCAGAAAACCCCGACTCCTgaaaaaattacctttcaaactcacctttggcattgcaatcagaaaggaagaaagaaagtgaaaaaaagtacaaatttGAATACATCGCACATTATATCTCTATGGATAAACTGAAAGCATACATCGCGCTAGTCCATTTATTTACAATGACACATTAATCTAAAAACACAGGTGGAATAGGATAAAGAAAAAGTGATTGCCTTTCTTTTCCAATTATGATGTGTATGATTGCTCACCCAACCACATAAGCTGCCACAATGTTCTCATCCGTTGTTCAAATACGctatatatttcaaaaaaagTTTCAGGGTTATATAATATATTCTGCACATAAATATATCGAAACTAATTCTCTTTATATAATCTATTATGTCTAGTAGTAAATcaaatgattattatttttggtcCATAATTTACTATCATAAATGATGATTTCTTAAGAATAGGTTATAAATGCATATATAAACTATCAAAAGAGAGTCTTATTATTCACAAATAAAtaggtaaataaataaatttattttcttttttcttatctttttcatTCCTGTTAATAGTATATTCTTTGTAACCAAGTATGGATATATTGAGTTGTCACCCACTAACAAATATGTTTCCAAGTTAGAAGGTATTTTAACTATTTGTATGCATTATAGATGGATGGATGACTCTTCTCATACGAATTACCATTATTATAACTTGTATCCTGGAGAGAACATGGTTTGGAATAGCTTGGATGTCAAACGTTAGAATCTATTTAGTCAAATAGctttggctatgtttggttgcaaggggaattaaaagttaaaagagaaacttttataatcattatctcaTGTATTATGGATCTTGGTTCGAGCTTTATGGCATTTCCGATCCAaggatcgatcactcactttTAACAATTATATGATTCGAGAAAGATGATCCCGATTTGGGTTATCTATTAGAAGTGGACAATAGAGTAGTTGTACTGGCCAAAACTCATCTACGTATTATTGAAACAtctgttgggaaacatgtccacactccttgctatgttttggtgttaacaaacaaatatACAtttttaacttggtttgataaaatgtgattagcttgaagaaagtgtaattagcttgATGAAACACTtggaaggtcgaatcaagatatcaaggtttgaactcatgcaAACATGGCTCTGAAgtttaaagacattcaagaccaaagagtggaaggttcaagtgaagaaaaagaccactaggatagattgatcatttttaatgtaacttgtaacttccacatatatatgtgcactcatcacatgcatgtgcattgcatcatactaaaTTGATCATAGAGCATACCTTAaccaagtatggagagtctctaagtggtgaagaacatattaggaaaaaatgtggtctagtgaaattctgtgaaaaccacattaacttGACTTAAAGGTATTTTGGGtaatcttaaagttagtatctggagataaaaccttcatagaagttgtaagAAATTGAGTCTCGATTCCAATGCAACTAATCTCAAATCAATCCGAGGTCGGATCGATAAGTTATGGTCAAAGCACTGATGACTGGTTAGTATGATAGTATTATGTCAAAACAATCTGTCAtgttggtggtcgaccgactggaagcctcggtcgaccggaactgtccgagaccatagtcAGTTAATCGGCAGAAAGTCCCGGTCGATCGGTGCCTCCCTGGAAAAActccaatggctatattttgcctcaacggctcgtggcggtcgatcggctaccaatggcggtcgaccggtggtcccagaatacgttcgttagagcctgattttttacctaaaatgcttcactaagttcacctataaatatccaaaccgcttttaattaaataagcataaagaaagagctttaagaacATTATTGCAAGGATTCAAAAGTTATTAAGATTAatatattctacttgagttgttcaattacaccaatcccaacaaaaggctcaagtctcaatcaaagtcctccactctctcctgtgcaagtcaaaaccataagagaggactttgcaaaaggtgcatcatttatctctcattctcatcatttacaccacacttgaggtattcttcctattccactatttcctatttatttatgCTTTTACAATTTTAGACtatacttaggattgtaaggattctcttatcctaaaaagaggaaggtgtctctctacctctaaaagagattgtaaagacgcctctctgcctgtaaaggagatttgtaaggatactcttatctatgaaaaaaattgtaaagattttcttccctacctactgtactgaaagggagaactagtggaataccttacaagaggattcttgtagggagtggactagactcggattgagtcgatccactataaatcttgtgctGTGTGATtttacttgttttatttattccgtattgttttaacttgcagtcacacttgtgacctatacattttaaagagttaaattccactagtataacctattcaccctcTCTACGTtttttcaattggtatcagagcgtgagctcaatttatttaagactatatcgtcttaaaagtgagtcaaagaccatggccacattccaaggaccaccagaaggcatgaacgcctcgagaccccttactttaatggagagaactttttcttttagaagtacagattcaaaaactttgtgtgtggtcacaacattcttgtataaaaagccatagagaatggaccatacaccatcatcaaaatagttgatggaaagacagtaccaaaggatgaagggcaatggacggctgaagacatcactctcgtccagtacaacttccgtgcAATCAcattccttcaatgtgccctcaatgaacaagagttcaaccgagtcataacatgtgacacagctaaagagatttgggatatgcttcttctCATACATGAAGGTACAACAgaggtaaaaaaaagaaaggtagaccaactcgtttctgattacgaatccttcttcatgaaagaaaatgaatcaataacttctatgtttacaagatttactgatattaTGAACAATCTCgaaggtttaggcaagacttatactaacgctgaaaaagtcaaaaaaatcttaagagccttacctgcagcttggagacccaagaaaatagcaatagaagaagccaaagatttgacgaaaatctccttggactacttgcttggatctctacaaactcatgaagtagaactGAACAccgacaaaccaaatcctgagaacaaaaggagaaccatagctctaaagtcaactcaaactatctaagaagtaagcgatgataaagaagatgaagaattcgacatggaaaaagaaattttactcatcacgaggaaattcaacaagttcctcaaaaagaaagaaagatttcaacacaagaacaaatcctacggagACAAAtcttatggggaaaaaggtaaataaaaaattaaacccaaggaaatctcttctaaagatatagtctgttttgagtgcagaaggcctggacacttcagaaccgaatgcccaaataaatcaaagaagaaggcttatgcagccacatgggactcaagtgatgaagaggagaaaagtgaatttggagtagaagtcaccaacctcgcattgatggccatcggagatgaagaacaagaggtatgtcaaaCTTGACCTGAACTTTtaataagggactctaatgaggagcttcaagaagccttcgaggccttgtatgaagaaagtatcaaattagagtttgataaaaataaacttgagaaagaggttgacacactaaataagagagtggaggcactaacctcaaaggtaagtgaattggaggaagaaaacttcaagttgaactccaccctctgctcCTTTACCCatgggcaaaagaaccttgacaatcttcttggttcttaaaggaaaggtccaaatgaaagagaaggactgggttacaatggacaaaatccatctagaaatgagaatccaagaaggggtgaccaaagaaaccaaccatccacctcttacattaaatgtagtttttgtaaaaagacaagACACTCCATAAACCggtgtcactccaagaaaaagaagaaacccaattctcaaactgagagaccaagagttagccatgcctactactacacacccctaagaaggtaatataggtctcaagaaaactctaggCCTATGTctaggtatagaaaatcccaacttcaaagagaatactctattgagaggccccaaagacaatTCCAAGGGTACAGGAACTatcctagggagacttatagaccacaagggaaataccaaaaccaaggactctatagatttcaaagatactatactcctcaaagatcaaatggatcttatgaacatcagaggactcaaagaaacctaaagCCATCCCAAAGGTAGAACCAAAGACCTGAAAAGTACAAAatcatttgggttccagtcagAAAGTTTGATACTAAcaatgatggacccatgagattatggggaccaatgtatgATTAAATTCCTGTTATatgtttgcttgaagaataaggtggaagctgaatgggtcatcgacagtggatgctccaaacacatgacatccaacaagaacctattctcaagcttacgggactacgatggaagatgggtctcctttggagatgacaacaaaggaaaaattgctggtattggaaaaataagacttggaggtatttcaatctcaaacgtttactttgtgaaaattttgaattataatctcctaagtgtaagtcagttatgtagcattggatacaaagtagaattcaatgtctcccattgttgcattaaagatgcagatgataatctaatactaaaagggtctaggaaaaataatatttatgtttgtatgCTTAACAAAGcaagttccttgaatgcatgTTTGGTTTttaaccatagtgagtcttcattatggcatagaagacttagacatgtaaatgtcaagttgattcaaaccattgcatccaaggatcttgtgaggaacctccctaaaatcaagtatgaaatagacactttttgtgatgcttgtcaaaaaggcaaacaaaccaaggtctcccacaagtcgaagaatattgtctcttcctctaggccattggaactacttcatttagacttatttggacctatcaatatatctagtatgagtggtaaaaattatacatttgtaatcgttgatgactactctagatacacttggactgtttttctaaaaaataaaatgatgtcTTCGATGAATTTGTAACTTTATATAACAGACTGCAAAATTAGAAAGGGTATActgtaacctctgtgaggagtgaccatggaggagaatttgataatataagtcaatttgacttatattggaacaagcatggtattgaccataacttctccgctcctagaatgcctcaatctaatgggatagttgaaaggaaaaacaagtcattacaagagacagcaatgactatgcttaatgagtattctttgtctaagtacttttgggctagagctgtaaatacagcatgttatgtactaaatatgataattctcagacctttactttttaaaaccccttatgaactgtactttggtaaaatgccaaaagtagactactttagagtttttggatgtaaatgtttcatcttaaacataaaaaattatcttgaaaattttgatgtaaaatctgatgaaggaatattcttaagatactcactcaacagtagggcatatagagtttttaataaaaaatcattaatggttgaagaatctatgaatgtacgatttgatgaatctttacctaatgacttaaacaaatctcttattgatgatgatgatatcataattgatgagcttaagaacaaagctaatgatatttctcttgatgatacaaatgatgttaccatagaaaaattagaaacactacctaaggaagtcattccgcataggaatcatcccttagaaaacatcataggggatctagatagagaaatccagactagatctaaaacccgagaggtatgcaatcacactgcatttatctcaaggatcgaacccaagaacatagaagaagcactaaaagacagtgattggattatagctatgcaagaggagcttcaccagtttgaaataAGCAAGGTATGAGAACTTGTCCtaagacctgaccaccacaccatcattagtgctaagtgggtctttcgcaataaactggatgaagatgggaacatagtgagaaacaaagcaagactagttGTCAAAGGGTATAATCAACAAGAGGGAATatactatgatgaaacctatgcaccagtagcaaggttagagtccattaTAATGCTACTAGCTTTTGTATACCATAaggactttaaactatatcaaatggatgtcaaaaatgccttcttgaatggatacattcaagaagaagtatatgtagctcaacctcctgattttgaagaccctaagtttccaaaccatgtctataaacttgagaaagccctgtatggcctcaaacaagcccctagagcttggtatgagagattaagtactttcttgatagaaagtggcttctcaagggggaggattgacacaaccttgtttatgaagaacttgaagaatgacatactcatcgttcaaatctatgtagatgatatcatctttggctcaaccaacgagagaatgtgtactgatttcagtaacGAGATGAgtgatgaatttgaaatgagtatgatgggagaattaaatttcttccttggacttcaaataaaataaactgataatgaaattttcataaaccaaagcaagtacaccaaggagctgctaaagaaatttgacattaacagtaaaaaatcttcagacactccagtgagctcatccttgaaactaaccaggATGAGGATGacacttctgaggatgtaactagatatagaggtatgattgggagccttctatatctaacaacaagtagacctgacatcatgtacagtgtatgtgcatgtgctcggtttcaagctgtTCCTAAGAAATATCACCTCACAGCtgtaaaatgaatttttaaatatctgaaaagcacatgtgatgttgggttttggtaccccaaaaaccaaccccttaacttggtcagcttttctgATGCTGACTTCACAGGCTGCCATATCgatagaaaaagtaccagtggttcttgtcactttctcggctcttgccttgtatcttggttcagcaagaaacaaaactccgttgctctatctaccaccaaagctgaatatgttgcagtTGGTAGATGTTGCGCttaaatcctttggatgaagcaaactctcgaagaccttggagtgagtttcgaatcttgcctaatcatgtgcgataacaccaatgccataaacttgagtaaaaatcccattttacattcaagggcaaagcacattgatattcgacaccactttctacgagacaccattcaaaatagCGATGCCTCTCTAGAATACATTGAAATTGAgaaacaactcgcagatatattcactaaaccacttggtgaagagcgttttagcttcctaaggaaggagcttggcatttgcaacccatttggctgaatgaataaacattctTTCTTAAATACTCTTTTCAAAAAGcctagacttgaaaaatccttttcaCATCCACAATTTTCTAGGTTCTCAGCCAATTTTGGATTCTTCCGGTCGACTGCCCCAATATACCGGTCGACTGGCACTGACTGAATAGATTACCAATCGACCGCCTCAAACTTTCGATCGATTGCCTCTAACCAAAAGGATTACTGGTCGACAGCCACAATATACCAGTCGACCGGTGCTGCCGAAAATTCGATTTCGAACTCTTTTAAAATCGATTTTTTAGAACCATTTTGTCCACTTTTAAAACCCTACTTGGCCTAAAATCCCATTTCGACtcttcctctcccaaaaccctagcttagaacttctctctaacctagatctctcaagatgCCTTCCTATCCGTCTCCtaaaacccttgcatctcttcCCCTCTTACGCCTCCATGATGTCACTGCCAACACAGAGGCAAGAAAACGGTAGcccagaagggaaaaaggaaggcctctgacgAAGATATatggttctcctcctccattgctcaagaatcatgggatctctacatctctcgaaacatagagcaaggtaggaccatcaattccaactctctgtccaggtatgacatgacctgtttgatgctttgggatggggcaacattctcaaacttgattCCCACTGTTATCCCCAccttgtcaaaatgttcttttgtaaccttattttctctggtgaaggtgacaatcTTCTAGTCCATTCTTATGCtaagggagttcctatagatatagacatcatgatattaggagaaatcctagacatttctgtGGCAGGGGAACTAAAATACTACTaacccaagacctacatagaacaattcatggatgttgactgtgtgtattctagcatcatgaaggaatatgctaatactcataaaattaaggctaaggaactcaccgatatagggaggattgtaaatctcatcatctcctacaacatcctccCAAAGAGTGACCATAGAGATaaagtctccccatttcatgcttatctcacctactgtgTTGTAAGACTGtaaccatcaaccttccttacattctgcttaaaaccatgattacccATGGTAATAAACTTCAAAAGAgaaatcttccctatggaatgatgatttgccaaattATGGACCACTTTTATgtggatttttttggtgaatcatttgactCGTTgcctcaagagatcaatctttccactattCACAAGATGCATCTTCTTTCCAAGCAGCCCACAAACTCCAAAAAGACTGTTACTAGACCCAGCCAGCCACAACAAACAGGAAGTGATGATACGTCAGCCCATGCGACCATTGGTGATCTTTAGAAAGTTgggaacatcatccttgcccaattggcaaagatggaaagaaagcagaatgagattctcaagctcctacgcaacgacgaggaagatgaagatgacagagaagaagacgaagaggagGACACGGAGGATGAGGATGTAGCGGATTAAGAGTTATTTTTAGAACTTCGTGTTTGTTTCAGTCATTtatgttatttctttttctactcCACGATGCGAAGTTGGACTTATGATACTTTTCTATATGTTATATTTTCtttggcacatactcagggggagtatttttcTTGTCTcgttttgattccctttttgctgttgaccaAAGGGGGAGAACATCTATTACTCTTTCTGGAAATGACAGTatctatctttaattgtttactCTTATGGAAATGACAGTATCTATCTTTGTTTACTATCCTTGTTTATTTTCTGGCACTGAATTAAATTATCTTATTGACCTTTACACAATGTTACTATCCTTGTTTATTTTCTGGCACTGAATTAAATTATCTTA
The DNA window shown above is from Macadamia integrifolia cultivar HAES 741 unplaced genomic scaffold, SCU_Mint_v3 scaffold_218A, whole genome shotgun sequence and carries:
- the LOC122071410 gene encoding early nodulin-like protein 3; amino-acid sequence: MANTILRLKHHREAVYALNLLSLVLVMQTVGAFDFKVGDANGWTVPADASVNTYNQWAETKRFQIGDSILFVYPADKDSVLQVNKADYESCNTKSPIASFKDGHTSFKFDTNGPHYFISGVPENCKKNEKIVVVVMADRSNRASTTNQTSSASPPSPSGPIENAPAPSPGMEIAPSTPSVGSPTSPASGASSMFVNAIASIAAFAGSSLLLVL